The region ATCTTAACTAATTAGATCAATATgacaatgcacaaacaaaacatatcACCTAACAAGCAATAAAGACCTAATTAGATTAATATgacaatgcacaaacaaaacatatcACCTAACAAGCAATAAGgaacaaaaaagagaaaccCGGTAAAATAATTCGTTAATGGGAATTATCCATTTAACAGCACAGACAAACGATGTCTGTGCCACAAACAAACTAATAAATTCTAGTATGTACTTAACTGTAAAAGCATCCAAACTTGATTTTTCTAGAATTCAGGAACATATATAGTTAAATGAAAGAAAGtagtattatcattttttttttcagaatcaaagagataaagataaataaaaaaaattattttaaaattaagtttaaaataataaaatgtaattcattctatttatttatttataagcacctttaaaacaaaaaattcttaATAAAGTACAcacctaaaaataataatgaataagaaaaaacataataatttttttttttcacaactaCAATTATAAATACTTGATAGTGgtatacatgaaaaatatatatataaaaaaaaacagaggaaaTAATCGATTTTTAAAGGGTGTTATAcgtaaaaaatgaaaagacgAAACCAGCCCCTGGTGTTGTGAGAGCAGCAGCGGCAAACCAGGAGCCATGACGAGCAGTGGTTTCTATAGAGACATTGGATATACATCGTCCATTGTTGCGCTCATTGAAGAAGACCAACAACTCTGTGGGCTCCTCATCCACCATCAGAACCACCTTTTCCTTTCTATATAAGCACAGCTCCTTCCCTTCTCTTCATTCATCCTTCattcatctcttctctatctATCCTTTTTTGCGTTTAGTTCgttcattcatttttctttgttttcttgttttttttccttctttgctCTTTTGAGCTTttgttctctgtttttttttcaaggtaAGATGAGAAATGAAGCTCCTTTTTGGTTGCCTTCCTTCCCAGATGTTCTGCTTTGTTGTTGATCTTGCTGTGATTATGATtgtttcctttcctttttcttcataTAGTGAGGGATTAAATCATGGATCTGAGTTTTAATTTGTGGCAAAGATTAAATCTTTGTGAGAATGCTTGAACAAATTTTGCTCTTTTTAACTGTAATTTTGCTCTAATTGCCACATTAATGAGTTGCTGCTCGTCCGATGAAGAacttaaaaataagtttttcttgtttgtttggaGGAAAGGTTGAGCCTGCCTTAGTTTGGAGAATCAAGTAATTGggaaatatacataaaaaagtTATCaccttttataaacttttaatttatttaagcttttcttgaaaatcaagCAATCACTTTAATGGAAGGCACCATGATATATGGCATGGATTGAGGATCCTTTGTTTGCTTCTACCTCACTCTTTTCCTCCTTTAAATCAttacagtatttttttttttctttttcttgaggaATATTGCAGTCATCTCATCTTCTTGCAGTGAAGAACTACCACACTGCTctgctgattttttttatttttttattttcttctctgtTTGATCTTTCAGTtaagcatgcatatatattattctttctGAAAGCATGGTGGTTTTTAGAttcatatatgttataatgttaCTAGCCACTTGAAATTTAAGAATTACTTGTATTTGAGAGTTTGGAACGTGTTTGTTAACTCATGCTTGTCGTTTTGCTGTTGATCTTTCAGTTTATCGCCTTTGAAGGAAGAAAAGAGCAGAAGGCATGGCTGAACCTGCATTGTCTCGTGTTCACAGTGTTCGGGAGCGCTTAGTTGATAACCTCTCTGCTCATAGGAACGAATTGGTGGCTCTTTTCTCAAGGTCTTGTATCATAAGCTCTAATTTTCTGATTatcaattttgatgttttggAATTCAGTAGAACAATTAGAGAATAAGTATGATCTGATTTCACTGATTGTTTTGAATATTAAGGTTTGTGAACCAAGGAAAGGGAATGCTGCAGCCCCATCAGTTGCTTACTGAGTATGAAACTGTAATTTCTGAAGCTGATAGAAAGGCATTGAAGGATGGGATCTTTGAAGATGTTCTTAAAGCTGCACAGGTGAATGCTCTGGCATCCATTTAAATGAAATTCTTCAGCTTGCTTTGCTTTGTTTGTTAATTTCTTAACTTGAGATGATGCTATTGCAGGAAGCCATTGTTATACCCCCTTGGGTTGCTCTGGCTATTCGCCCCAGGCCCGGAGTTTGGGAATATGTCAGAGTGAATGTGAATGAATTGGCTGTTGAGGACTTGACTGTGCCTGAATACTTAGAATTTAAGGAGAAGCTTGTGGATGATCAGTGAGTGCATTCATTTTTATGTAGGATATTTTGCAAATTTTCTCTCAAGAATTTTAACATCCTGTGTGATTTTCCTTCTTCCAGTACTGAAAGCAACTTCACTCTTGAGTTGGATTTTGAACCCTTCAATGCCTCTTTCCCTCGTCCATCCTTGTCGAAATCCATTGGTAATGGTGTGCAATTCCTTAACCGTCACCTCTCATCCAAGCTCTTCCATGACAAAGAAAGCATGTACCCATTGCTTAATTTCCTTCGTGCACATAACTATAAGGGCATGGTATGTTCTATGATTACCAATACTGAATTCATTCCATTctttatatgtatgtgtatatacatattgaTTCTTGATGAATGGCATGCAGTCTATGATGCTGAATGATAGAATTCAGAGTCTGAGTGCTCTCCAAGCCTCACTAAGGAAAGCAGAGCAATACCTGTTGACCATCCCAAATGACACACCATACTCAGAGTTCACTCACAGGTACTCTTAATGCCACcatcttatattattttatcagtgaagttatttttgagtttataaTGTGATTGAACTCATTGGAATGAAATGGTGGCCAGGTTTCAAGAGCTTGGTTTGGAGAAGGGTTGGGGTGACAACGCCCAGCGAGTGCATGAGAATATCCATCTGCTCCTAGACCTTCTTGAGGCTCCTGATCCGTGCACCTTGGAGAAGTTCCTCAGCACTGTCCCTATGATGTTCAATGTTGTTATCCTTTCTCCTCATGGCTACTTTGCCCAAGCTAATGTATTGGGATATCCCGATACCGGTGGCCAGGCATGATACTAAACTATAATTCATTTGGATTTGCTgctaaatgtttatatgtttttataatttctttttcacTTGCAGGTTGTGTACATTTTGGATCAAGTTCGTGCTTTGGAGAATGAGATGCTTCTTAGAATTAAGCAGCAAGGCCTTGATATCACTCCTCGAATTCTCATCGTAAGTATTCCTTGTTCTTTTTACAAGTTTTTGGATGTGAAACTGATATTGATATCAATGCAGGTAACCAGATTGCTGCCAGATGCCGTCGGTACTACCTGCGGTCAGCATCTTGAGAAGGTACTTGGAACAGAATACACTCACATTCTTCGTGTTCCCTTTAGAACAGAGAAGGGAATCGTCCGTAAATGGATCTCTCGCTTTGAAGTATGGCCTTACCTAGAGACATACACCGAAGTAAGTTTCTGTTTCTGCAACTGTTAGATGCATAAATATCGCGAAACCTACATCTTGATTAATGCATCTCTAACGGTGCTTTGTTCTGTGCTCGCTGGCAGGATGTTGCCAATGAGTTGGCCAGAGAATTGCAGGCGACTCCTGATTTGATCATCGGAAACTATAGTGATGGCAATCTAGTAGCATCTTTGCTAGCTCACAAATTAGGCGTTACTCAGGTCCATATCCTCAGATGTTTTTGGCATCTAAATTCATAACATGCATGAATTTCACATTCTAATTTGGTTCATCATTTTAAATTATGCAGTGTACCATTGCTCATGCTTTAGAGAAAACAAAGTACCCGAATTCAGATATATACTGGAAGAAGTTCGAAGAGCAGTACCATTTCTCTTGCCAATTCACAGCTGATTTGATTGCGATGAACCATGCCGACTTCATCATCACCAGTACATTCCAAGAGATTGCCGGAAGGTATTATCTCGTACCTTAGCAGCTTAGTTATCCTTGcagcattatttttttcatcttgcaTTGACATGAGACATTCCTATGAGTTGTTTTCAGCAAAGATACAGTGGGGCAATACGAGTCACACACCGCCTTCACTCTGCCTGGGCTATACCGTGTGGTTCATGGCATCGATGTCTTTGATACAAAGTTCAACATTGTGTCTCCTGGTGCTGATATGTCCATCTACTTCCCCTATACTGAACAGAACAACAGGCTCACAGCTCTCCACCCTGAGATTGAGGAACTGCTTTACAGTCCAGTAGAGAACTCACTGCACAAGTGAGCACtaaaatcattattaatttatcgGCGGATGTTTtgttattcatttcattcaactTCTATTGCTTTGACGCAGGTTTGTGTTGAAGGACCGAAGCAAGCCCATCATATTCTCCATGGCAAGACTTGACAGAGTGAAGAACATTACTGGTTTGGTTGAGTTCTATGGCAAGAATGCACGGTTGAGGGAACTAGTCAACCTTGTGGTTGTTGCTGGAGACCATGGCAAAGAATCAAAGGATCTCGAAGAACAGGCAGAGATGAAGAAAATGTATGACTTAATCGCGGAACACAAACTGGATGGCCACATTCGCTGGATCTCTGCACAAATGAACCGTGTCAGGAATGGTGAGCTCTACCGATACATTTGTGATACCAGGGGTGCTTTTGTTCAGGTACTTGCGACATTTGCTTCACCGATTGCACTATTAAAATCAGTTTGATGCCGTACTAAACTTGATCTGTTTTCAATGTTTGTTAAGCCTGCATTCTATGAAGCTTTCGGACTCACTGTTGTCGAATCTATGACTTGTGGCCTACCAACATTTGCAACGGCGCATGGAGGTCCTGGAGAGATCATCATCGATGGTGTTTCTGGATTCCATATTGATCCATAT is a window of Dioscorea cayenensis subsp. rotundata cultivar TDr96_F1 chromosome 5, TDr96_F1_v2_PseudoChromosome.rev07_lg8_w22 25.fasta, whole genome shotgun sequence DNA encoding:
- the LOC120261354 gene encoding sucrose synthase 2 produces the protein MAEPALSRVHSVRERLVDNLSAHRNELVALFSRFVNQGKGMLQPHQLLTEYETVISEADRKALKDGIFEDVLKAAQEAIVIPPWVALAIRPRPGVWEYVRVNVNELAVEDLTVPEYLEFKEKLVDDHTESNFTLELDFEPFNASFPRPSLSKSIGNGVQFLNRHLSSKLFHDKESMYPLLNFLRAHNYKGMSMMLNDRIQSLSALQASLRKAEQYLLTIPNDTPYSEFTHRFQELGLEKGWGDNAQRVHENIHLLLDLLEAPDPCTLEKFLSTVPMMFNVVILSPHGYFAQANVLGYPDTGGQVVYILDQVRALENEMLLRIKQQGLDITPRILIVTRLLPDAVGTTCGQHLEKVLGTEYTHILRVPFRTEKGIVRKWISRFEVWPYLETYTEDVANELARELQATPDLIIGNYSDGNLVASLLAHKLGVTQCTIAHALEKTKYPNSDIYWKKFEEQYHFSCQFTADLIAMNHADFIITSTFQEIAGSKDTVGQYESHTAFTLPGLYRVVHGIDVFDTKFNIVSPGADMSIYFPYTEQNNRLTALHPEIEELLYSPVENSLHKFVLKDRSKPIIFSMARLDRVKNITGLVEFYGKNARLRELVNLVVVAGDHGKESKDLEEQAEMKKMYDLIAEHKLDGHIRWISAQMNRVRNGELYRYICDTRGAFVQPAFYEAFGLTVVESMTCGLPTFATAHGGPGEIIIDGVSGFHIDPYHGDKAADILVSFFEKCKQDPTYWEKISQGGLKRIHEKYTWKLYSERLMTLTGVYGFWKYVSNLDRRETRRYLEMFYALKYRNLAKSVPLAVDGEVMTNGNA